The stretch of DNA TTTCCGCCCCGAGCCCCGATGCGCCGCCGCTGATGATCGCGGGGGTGTCCTCTCCGATCCGCATGGGGTCAGTCCTTTGCCGCCACGGGGCCGCCGGCGGATTTCCAGCCGGAAAAGCCGTCGCGCACATGGGTCACGCCCGCAAGCCCCATCTCCTGCGCCGTCCGTGCCGCCAGCGCCGAGCGCCAGCCCGAGGCGCAGTAGAACACGAAGCGGCCGCCCGACTGGAACTGCGGCTTGGCATAGGGGCTTTCGGGGTCGATCCAGAATTCCAGCATGCCGCGCGGGCAGTGAAACGCACCCGGGATCATGCCGTCCCGCTGCAATTCGCGGATGTCGCGCAGATCGACGAAGGTGACGCCCTCGGCCCCGTGCAGCGCCATCGCCTCGGACGCGGGGATGTTGTCCACGATCCCGTTGGCTTCGGCCACCATGTCCTTCACCGTCTTCATCGCGCGCTCCGTTACTGTCTCGTTGCGCAAGGAGTAGCAGAGCGATTGTCGGGGAAACAGGGGGTAGGGCGGCACGGCAATACATCACGAACAGGAATGGAAATGCAGATAAACATTCATTTCCATTATGGCGCGCTGCGGCATATCTGGCTGTCATCCCGGATCGCCCGGAACCGTCAGCCTGAAAGGACCGCCGCCATGAACACCCGGACCCTGACCGAAGCGACCACGCCCGCACCGCTGAGCGGCGCGGACCGCGACGTGGTGCGAACCCTTGCCTTCGTGGCGCTGACCGTGGTCGCCGGCCACGCGCTTGCCGCCCTGATCGGCGCCGCCGGACTCGAAGCCGCGCCGGCAGTCGTTGCCGACTGGCACGGCAACGTCGCCGCCAGCCGCTGATCCCGCGCCTCCCCTGCCTGCCCGCCGCCTTCGCCCGCAGGGGGATGCCTGCGGCGGGCGGTGTGGTTCCCCCGCCGGAACATCACGGGGCATCGTCGCTGGTAATGCCCGGCGCGCTTGCCTATAACGCGGCTGTTGAAAATCGGGGGACGACTCGGGAGCGAGAGCGATGACTTCTGCGTGGAACAAGACCGCATGGCGCAACCATGAGCGGATCCAGATGCCGGATTATCCGGACCAGGCCGCTTTGGGCGAGGTGGAGGCAAAGCTCGCCACCTATCCGCCGCTGGTCTTTGCCGGAGAGGCGCGCCGCCTGAAGGCGGAGCTGGCGCAGGTCGTCGAGGGCAAGGCGTTCCTGCTTCAGGGCGGCGATTGCGCGGAAAGCTTCGCGGAATTCTCGGCCGACAATATCCGCGACACCTTCAAGGTGATGTTGCAGATGGCGGTGGTCCTGACCTTCGGGGCGAAGCTGCCGGTGGTCAAGATCGGCCGCATGGCCGGCCAGTTCGCCAAGCCCCGTTCCGCGCCCACGGAAGTGGTGGACGGCGTCACGCTGCCGATCTATCGCGGCGACATCATCAACGATACCGCGCCCACGCTGGATGCGCGCATGCCCGATCCGCAGCGCATGCTTCAGGCCTATACCCAGGCGGCGGCGTCGCTGAACCTGCTGCGCGCCTTCAGCCAGGGCGGTTTCGCAGACATCGCGCGGGTGCACAGCTGGACGCTGGGCTTCACCTCGGACACGCCGGGCTACGAGAAGTATCACAAGCTGGCGAACCGCATCCATGAAAGCCTGGAATTCATGGAAGCGGCGGGCGTCAGCGGCGACACGGTGGACGCGCTGCACCGCGTCGATTTCTTCACCAGCCACGAGGCGCTGCTGCTGGAATACGAAGAGGCGCTGTGCCGGGTGGACAGCACCTCGGGCCTGCCGGTGGCGGGCTCGGGCCACATGATCTGGATCGGCGACCGCACCCGCCAGCCCGACGGCGCCCATGTCGAGTTCTGCCGCGGCGTGCAGAACCCGATCGGCCTGAAATGCGGCCCCTCGATCACCGAGGACGACCTGCTGCGCCTGATCGAGAAGCTGAACCCCGCCAACGAGGCGGGCCGGCTGACGCTGATCAACCGCTTCGGCGCCGGAAAGGTGGGCGAGCACCTTCCCAAGCTGATCCGCGCCGTCGAGCGCGAGGGCTTCAAGGTGCTGTGGTCCTGCGATCCGATGCATGGCAACACGATCAAGTCCGACTCGGGCTACAAGACCCGTCCCTTCGAGCGGGTCCTGCGCGAGGTGCGCGAGTTCTTCGCCGTGCACGAGGCCGAGGGCACCTATCCGGGCGGGGTGCATTTCGAGATGACCGGCAAGGACGTCACCGAATGCACCGGCGGCCTGCGCGCCGTGGCGGACGAGGATCTGTCGGACCGCTACCACACCGTCTGCGACCCGCGCCTGAACGCGGCGCAGTCGCTGGAGCTGGCCTTCCTGGTGGCCGAGGAGCTGCACCAGCGCCGCGAGGCGCAGCGCGCGGCGGTCTGAAGCGACCCGGCCGCGGGCGCGGCCGGGGCCTCCGGCGGGGATATTTGAAGAAAGTGGAAGGGCAGGGGCGTGTCGCGCGGCGCGCCCGCTGTCATTCAGGAAAGGGGCAGGCATGGGCGGGCAGTTCCTGGTGGTGACGACCGAGGGTGTCGTCGGCGACGACCTGGTGGGCGAGGTGATCGCGCGGGCAGGTGCCGGCGCGGGCACGCCGCGGCGACTGGGCAAGGGCGCGGTGGAGATCCCGCTTGCCGCGATGATCGACGATCTGGCGCCGCTCCGGCAGGGGCTGGCGGCGGATGTGAACCAGGTCGCGGCTGATGCGCGGCGCAAGGCGATCCTGATCGCGGACATGGACAGCACCATCATCTCGGTCGAGTGCATCGACGAGCTGGCCGATTACGCGGGCGTCAAGGAGCATGTCGCCCGCATCACCGAGGCGGCGATGCGGGGCGAGCTGGATTTCGAGCAGGCGCTTTTCGCCCGCGTGGAACTGCTCCGCGGCCTGCCGGTGTCTGTGCTGCAATCCTGCTACGACGAACGGGTGCGGCTGAACCCGGGGGCGGCCGCGATGGTGGGCGGCATGAACGCCGCCGGCGCGCGCACGGCACTTGTCTCGGGCGGTTTCACCTTCTTCACCGAGCGCGTGGCCGCTGCCGCGGGCTTCCAGAGCAACCAGGCCAACGTGCTGGAAGAGGCGGACGGCCGTCTGACCGGCAGCGTCCGCCTGCCGGTGCTCGGCCGGCAGGCCAAGGCCGACGCGCTGGACGCGCTGTGTGCCGAGCGGGGCGTCACGCCGCGCGACGTGGTCGCCATCGGCGATGGGGCGAACGACCTGTCGATGATCGAGAAGGCGGGGCTTGGCGTGGCCTATCGCGCGAAGCCCGCGCTCAGGGAAAAGGCGGACGCGGTTCTGGACCATTCGGACCTGACCGCGGTGCTGGCGCTTCAGGGCCTGCCCCTGCCGTCCTGACCGCCCGAAAGCAGGCGCAGATGCCCCCGGCGCCGCGGCCCGCTGACCGGCTGGGGGTTTTCCAGCAGCGACAGCGGCGGCGGGGCCGGCGGCAGCCCGTAGGCCTGCGCCGGTTCGGCAAAGCCGGGCAGGGCCTGTCGCGTTGCGCCCTGGCGGTCGTCGGTCCGCACGGGCGTTGTGATCGCGGCCGAGATCGTGAACTGCACCGGCGCGCGCATCACCCCGGCAGTGGTGATGCAGCCCAGCACCCGGGTCAGGTCGCCCAGGTCGCTGCACAGCGGCAGAAGCAGCATCCTTGCGGCGATGTCCCGCCCGAACCGGTCGGGCCCGTAGAGGTCGAGTTCCACCACCGCCGGAAGCGTCAGCACCGACTTGAGATGTGCATGGATGCCGGGCCGCGCCCGGTCGTCGAACAGCGCCTCGGGCGGCATGCCGCGCACCTCGACCCCCATGAGTTCGCACAGCGAAAGGCCCGCAAGCCGGATGCGCAATTCCTCCGGGCGGATCTGTTCGAGGATGAACAGACGTTCGAGCGCATCCTCGAACCGGCGCGGATCCAGCTCGGAGCGCAGCGGCGCGAGGCGCCCCCGGCGCAGGCTTTCCCAGTAGTCGCGCAACCCTGTCAAGGCATCCGTGTTCATCGCTGGCCCGTCCGTCCGCCTGATGTTCGCGGCTTTCGCGGGCATGACTATCCGCGACCGCTTGCGTTCCGCATGTCCGCAAGACTAGTCAATTTTTAGATTATTGTCCCCGGCTTTGGTAACAAATGATTAACGCTACGGCGGATGGGGTCTTGCAGGGCAAAAAGGAACGCTGACGATGGCACTTTCTTCGATGACCGGCTTTTCGGCGGTGACCGGTCGGTCGGGCACGCTCGAATGGCACTGGGAGGCGCGGTCGGTCAACGGGCGCGGGCTGGACCTGCGGCTGCGGCTGCCCGAGGGGCTGGAACGGCTGGAGCCGGAAATCCGGGCCGCGGCGCAGGCCCGGCTGAACCGTGGCTCGGTCCAGATCGGTCTGCGCATTGCCGGCGGCGAGGGGGCGGCCGGGCTCGAGCTGAACCGCGAGACGCTGGCGCGCGTGCTTGCCAGCGCCGCCGAGGTCGCCCGCGCGGCCGAAGCCGAGGGGCTGCGCCTGGCCCCGATCAGCGCCGGAGAGATCCTTGCCACCCGCGGCGTGGTCGAGGGGGTGCGGCTTGCCGACCGGCTGGCCGACGCGGCCGAGGCGATCGCCGCCGATATCGACCCGTTGCTGGCGTCGCTCGTGGCGCACCGCCGCAGCGAGGGGACGGCGCTGGCCCGCGTGCTGGCCGAACAGCTGGACCGGTTGGAGGGGCTGACCGCCGCGGCGGCCGAGACGGCCGAGGCCCGCGCCGCCCGTTCGGGCGAGGTGCTGCGGGCAAGGGTGGCGGCGCTTCTTGGCGCGCAGGACAGGGTGGATGCGGACCGCCTGGCGCAGGAGCTGGCGCTTCTGGCGGTCAAATCCGACGTGACCGAGGAGCTGGACCGCCTGCGCGCCCATATCGCCGCCACCCGCGCGCTGCTGGCCGAGGGCGGGCCGGTGGGGCGCAAGCTCGATTTCCTGATGCAGGAGTTCAACCGCGAGGCCAATACCCTGTGCTCCAAGGCGCAGGATCCGGCGCTGACGGCGATCGGTCTTGATCTCAAGCTCGTCATCGATCAGATGCGCGAGCAATGCCAGAACGTCGAATAGGAGCCCGCGCCCCGTGTCCGAGACTGCCCAGCCTGCCCGCCGTGGATTGCTGATCATCCTGTCCTCGCCCTCGGGGGCGGGGAAATCCACGCTCTCGCGCCGGCTGCGCGGCTGGGATCCGCGGATCACCTTTTCCGTCTCGGCCACCACGCGGCCCCCGCGCCCCGGAGAGATCGACGGCCAGGACTACCATTTCATGAGTGTCGAGCGCTTCCGCCAGACCGTGGCCGAGGGGCGGATGCTGGAACATGCCGAGGTGTTCGGGAACTTCTACGGCTCGCCGCAGGAGCCGGTCGAGAAGGCCATCAATGCGGGCCATGACGTGCTGTTCGACGTGGACTGGCAGGGCGGCCAGCAGATCCGCGAAAGCAGCCTCGGGCACCAGGTGGTGTCGATCTTCCTGCTGCCGCCCTCGATCGCGGAACTCGCCGCAAGGCTGCGCGCCCGCGGGCAGGACAGCGCCGAGGTGATCGCGGGCAGGATGCGCAAGAGCCGCGACGAGATCAGCCACTGGGCCGAGTATGATTACGTCCTGGTGAACGAGGACCTGGCGCTCTGCGAGGAACATCTGCGCGCCATCGTCACCGCCGAGCGACTGCGTCGCACCCGCCAGCCGGGGCTGGTGGGCCACGTCAAGGCGCTGAACGAGGAATTCGAGAAGGGGGTCGGCATATGAGCGGGCTTTACGATCTGGACGGCGTCTCGCCGCATCTGCCGGAGGATGGCGACGTCTGGGTGGCGCCGGGGGCAGCGCTGATCGGCGACGTGGTGATGGAAAGCGGCAGCTCGGTCTGGTTCAACGCCGTGCTGCGCGGCGACAACGAGCGGATCCACCTGGGGCGCGGCTCGAACATCCAGGAAAACTGCGTGCTGCACACCGATCCCGGCTATCCGCTGACCATCGGCGCGGACTGCACCATCGGCCACAAGGCGATGCTGCATGGCTGCACCATCGGCGACGGCGCGCTGATCGGGATGGGGGCGACCATCCTGAACGGGGCGGTGATCGGGGCGGGCTGCCTGATCGGTGCGGGCGCGCTGGTGACCGAAGGCAAGCGGATCCCGCCGGGATCGCTGGTGATGGGGGCGCCGGGCAAGGTGGTGCGCGAGCTGGACGAAACCGCCCGCGCGGGGCTTGTCGCCTCGGCCGAGCGGTATCAGGCCAACATGCGCCGCTTTCGCGCGGGCCTGCGCCCGGCCATGCTGAAGGCCTGAGCCGCGCCGCCTAGAGGCGCCTGAGATCGAGGCTCATCCCGTTCTCGCGCGTCGCACGGGTCGCACGCGCGCCGCGTGCCTGGAGAAGCTGGCCGAGCAGCAGGAACTGCACCTCCGCCGGACGGACCCTGGCCTCCGCGTCCGGATGCTCGAGCAGGCGCCACAACGCCTCTGCGTCGCGCAGGCGGGGCGCGGTCGTCTCGATGCCGACCGCGCCGGCGGACAGGACCAGCCGCGTCTCGCCGCCCAGTGGCAGGCAATGCTCCTTGCACAGAAGCGCCAGCAGCGCCGCCTTTGCGGTGGTGCGCGGCAGCTCGGAACCCTCGACGGTCAGCACCAGTTTCCATCTTCCGCTGACCAGCGCACCCAGGATCGGGCGCAACTCGGCCAGCGCGACGCGGTCCTGCGGCGCGGCATCGCCGAAGGCGAGTCGGAACAGGCGCAATTTCTGCACCGTGGCGTTGACGCTGTCGGCGATCAGTTCAAGTTCGGGCGCAGCGGTGGTCCGGCCAAGGCACGAAAGCAGCTCCACGCCGTTTCCGATCGCGCCGACCGGGTTTACAAGGTCATGGCAGATGCGCGAGGAGACGAGGCCGGTCAGGTCCGGATGGGTCAAGGGCGGTCTCCCGACGGGTGAAAGGAACAGGGATGGCGATGAACGAGTTTCTGGAGCCCGGCTCCTTCGTGCGGCATCCCGACATGCCCGACTGGGGTCTCGGGCAGGTTCAGTCCGTGGTCGGCCACAGGATCACCGTGAACTTCGAGCATGTGGGAAAGGTGGTCATCGATGGCACCCGCATCCTTCTCGTCCCGGAATTCCTGCCTCGCCAATAGTGAAATCGTCCCACATTTCACAACCATAAGGTGAGTCCGGCGTTCCGGGCAAGATCCTTTCCCGGAATGACCCGACGGTGCGGCACCGCGTCTCATGTTGCATGCACGGGTCCGACTTCGTAAGACCGAGCACGGCAGTCACGTTCGGGGAGCCATGGAACTCGACACCAAACGCTTCGAGATCCGCATTGCAGCCAGCGACGAGGATATCGCCGCGGCCCAGCGGCTGCGCTACCGCGTCTTCGTCGAGGAGATGGGCGCGCCCGCCGCCTCTGCCGACCATGCGCGGCGGCTGGAAAAGGACGCCTTCGATCCGTTCTTCGACCACCTGATCCTGATCGACAGGGCGACACCGGTGGCCGATCCGCTGGACCGGGTGGCGGCCGTCTACCGACTGCTGCCGGGCGACCGCGCGCGGGCGGCGGGGGGCTTCTACAGCGCCAGCGAATACGACCTGTCGCGGATCGAGGCGCTGGGCCGCAAGACAGTCGAACTTGGCCGCTCCTGCGTGGCCGCGCCCTATCGCGGCGGCATTGCCATGCATCTCATGTGGAACGCGCTGGCCGAATACGTCCTGTCGCGCGAGATCGAGATCCTGTTCGGCGTGGCCTCGTTTCACGGCACCGACCCTGACGCCATCGCGCCCGCGCTGTCCTGGCTGCATCACCACCACCTCGCGCCCGACGATCTGCGCGTGCGCGCCCGTCCCGAGGGTTTCGTGGACATGGACCTCGTGCCCGAGGACAGGCTGGATCGCGTCGAGGCGCTGGCGCAGATCCCGGCGCTGATCAAGGCCTATCTGCGGCTGGGCGGCTTCGTGGGCGAGGGGGCCTTCATCGACCGGGACTTCAACACCATCGATGTCTGCCTGCTGATGGATACGGCCCGCATGGCCGAGAAGTATCACGCCTTCTATACGCGGAGCTTCGCGCGGAAATGAGCGTGACCTGGAACGGTGCAGCGCCCGAGCGGGTGCGCGCGCCCTGCGTGACCGAGCGTCTGCGCATGGTGCTGCGCGCCCTGGCGCTGGTCCTTGTCACCTATCTCGGCATTCCTTTCGTGGTGCTGTTCAACCTGGTCGAGCGTGCGGCCCCGCTGGGCGTCGCGCACCGCATCGCGTGCCTGTGGGGGCGCATCTGCCTGTGGCTCTGCGGGGTCCGGGTGCTTGCGCGCGGCACGCCCATGCGCGGGGGGGGCGCGGTGGTCGCGAACCATGCCGGCTGGATCGACATCTTCACGCTGCTGACCGCGGACCGGGTCTATTTCGTCTCCAAGGCGGAAGTGGCGGGCTGGCCGCTGGTGGGCTGGCTGTCGCGCCAGATCGGGACCGTCTACATCGACCGAAGGCGCACGTCGTCGAAGGCGCAGGCCGCCATGCTGCACGACCGGCTTGCCCGCGGCGACCGGCTCTGCTTCTTCCCCGAAGGCACCTCCACCGACGGGCGGCGGGTGCTGCCCTTCAAGTCGACGCTGTTCGCCCCCTTTACCGCCGAGGGCCTGCGCGACGAATTGTGGGTGCAGCCGGTCAGCATCGTCTACCACCCCGCGCCGGACCTGCCGCGCAGCTTCTACGGCTGGTGGGGAGAGATGCCGCTCGGGCCGCATCTGAAGGCGGTCTTTGCCCTGTCGCGCGGCGGCGTGGCCGAAGTGATCCACCATCCGCCCCTGCGTGCCGCCGATTTCGCCGACCGAAAGGCGCTGGCCGCCGCCTGCGAGGAAGCCGTGCGCGCGGGCGTCACGGCCGCGCTGGAGGCCGCGCTAGAGACTGGCCGCGATCCTGCCTAGCGCCGCTGCCGGTCCATCCCCTGCGGCCCAGATCTCGTCCGACAGGCAGATGAAATCGGTATAGGGCAGCAAGCCCGCGAGCGCCGCGCCGGCCAGCCCGCCCTCGGCCACGACCGGGATCTCGATCATTTCGGACCACCACTGGAAGAGTTCCGGCTCTGCCACGGTCCCGTCGCCCAGAAGCGTGTCGGCACTGACGGGTCCGAAGGCGATGTAGTCCGCGCCCAGCTCTCCGGCGGTCATCCCGGCATGGCGCGAGGTGCCGCAGAACGCGCCCAGGATGGCCTCCTTGCCCAGCAGCTTGCGCACCTCCTTCACGCGGCGCGCGCCGTCGGTCAGGTGCACGCCATCGAGTCCCAGCCGCTCCACCAGCCGGAAGTGGTCGTCGATCACCAGCGGAATGTCGCGGGCATGGGCGATCTCGCGCAGCATGTCGGCGGCGCGGGACAGGTCGTCCTCGTCCCGGGTCGCCAGCGACAGGCGCAGGCAGGCGACCGGCGCCGCGTCGAGCGCCGCTTTCAGGGGCGTCTCGAAGCCCGACAACTCGAAGGCGGGCGGCGTGGCAAGATAGATCTTCGGCGGCTCACGGTCTTCGGTCATCGGGGCACCCCTCGGTTTCGCGCGCTTCTATCGCGGGGCAGGGCGCGGGTCCAGCACGGGCTTGCGCGGGTCGGCGTGGTGCAGCACTCTCGGGCCATGGACAGTCGCATCGGATATCGCGGGCCCGGCATGATGGGCCACAATGACGGCCCGCCGCTCGATGCGGGGGCAAGCTGGCGCCGCTTTGCCTGGAAGAAGGCGCGCGCGGAACTCCTGGGGCCGCGGCTGCCCGTGGAAGTGATCCGCCGCAGGGTCGTCCGCGCAAGGGAGTTGGGTCTTGCCTACCCCGATTATGCCGCGATCCTGCTCGGCTCGGGGCGGGACATCACGGCCTTTCTCTTCACCTGCGAGGCGATCGGCCTGCGCCTGGCCCGGCGACTGGACCTGCCCGAGCCGTCGCGCGCAAGGCTTGCATCGCTCATCCGCTGCGAGCGCGCGATCCTTGCGCCCGAAGGCGAGGCGCCGGGCGATTTCGCCGCCGAGTTGCAGGAAGTGTCCGGCCTGACCTTCGTTGCCGGCGCGGCGCCCGCGCCCGCGGCAAGCTGGGGCGAAAGCCGGGCGGCGCTGCTGGACCTGCTCGGGTCGGCCGGCCTGCCCGCGAACGCGGTGGTCATGGTCGGCACGCGCCCCCTTGAGTCGCGCTGGGCCGAGGCGGCGGCGCTTGCGCGCTTCCTGCCGGCCGAGAAGTGGCAGGGCGCGGCGGCGGTCTGATCCGCCACGCCCCGGGGGCATTCAGCGCTTCAGGATCGAGCGGCCGGCATATTCCGCCGTCTCGCCCAGGTTCTCCGCGATCCGGATCAGCTGGTTGTACTTGGCCAGCCGGTCCGAGCGCGACAGCGACCCGGTCTTGATCTGCCCGCAATTGGTGGCCACCGCCAGGTCCGCGATGGTCGCGTCCTCGGTCTCGCCCGAGCGGTGGCTCATCACGCAGGTGAAGCGCGCGCGATGGGCCATGTCCACGGCCTCCAGCGTCTCGGTCAGGCTGCCGATCTGGTTGACCTTGACCAGCATCGAGTTGCCGCAGCCCCTCGCGATGCCATCGGCCAGGCGCCGCGAGTTGGTCACGAACAGATCGTCGCCCACCAGCTGGCAGCGGTCGCCGATGCGGTCGGTCAGCAGCTTCCAGCCCTCCCAGTCGTCCTCGGCCATGCCATCCTCGATCGAGATGATCGGATAGGCGTCGACCAGGGCTGCCAGGTAGTCGGCGTTCTCGGCCGAGGAAAGCCGCTTGCCCTCGCCCTTCATGTCGTAGATGCCGTCCCGGAAATACTCGGTCGAGGCGCAGTCGAGTGCGAGGTAGATTTCCTCGCCGGGCTTGTAGCCGGCCTTCTCGATCGAGCGCATGATGAAGTCGAGCGCGTCGGTGGTCGAGGACAGGTTCGGCGCAAAGCCGCCCTCGTCGCCGATGCCGGTGTTGTGGCCGGCGTCGTGCAGCTCCTTCTTCAGCGTGTGGAACACCTCCGCACCCATCCGCACCGCCTCGGCGATGCTGTCGGCGGCCACCGGCATGATCATGAATTCCTGGAAGTCGATCGGGTTGTCGGCATGCTCGCCGCCATTGATGATGTTCATCATCGGCACCGGCAGCACGCGCGCCGATGTGCCGCCCACATAGCGATAAAGCGGCTGGCCCAGGCTCTGCGCCGCCGCCTTGGCCACGGCCAGGCTCACGCCCAGGATCGCGTTCGCGCCCAGCCGCGCCTTGTTGGGCGTGCCGTCGAGCTCGATCATCGCGCGGTCGATGGCGACCTGGTCGGTGGCGTCATGGCCCACGATCTCGTCGGCGATCTCGACATTGACCGCCTCGACCGCCTTCAGCACGCCCTTGCCCTTGTAGCGCGACTTGTCGCCGTCGCGCAGCTCCACCGCTTCGTGCGCGCCGGTCGAGGCGCCCGAGGGCACGGCGGCGCGGCCCAGCGTGCCGTCGTCCAGCAGCACGTCCACCTCGACCGTCGGGTTGCCCCGGCTGTCCAGTATCTCGCGTGCGGTGATGTCGATGATGGTGCTCATGGGGGTAGGGTCCTCACGTCCATTGGGGCCTCGCCGCGGTGTTAACGAAAACCGCCCCGCTTGCAAAGCCCGCATGCCGCGCGCGCCCGCCTTCCACTTTCTTCAAATATCCCCGCCGGAGGCATCCGGCGCCGCAACTTCCGCGCCGTCCGGGCAGGCGCGCCGGCGTCTCAGCCGCGCTCGCGCGCCTTGGCCGCATGCCAGAGCGCGTCCATCTCGGCAAGGCTCGCATCGGACGGCGTGCGCCCCTCGGCTTCAAGCGCCGCCTCGATCGCGGCGAAGCGGCGGGTGAACTTCGCGTTGGTCCGCCTCAGCGCCGCCTCGGGGTCGACACCCAGGTGCCGGCCCAGGTTCACCATCACGAACAGCAGGTCGCCGAACTCGTCCTCGATCCGGTCGGGGTCGGTGCCCTCGCTGACCTCGGCCAGTTCGTGCGCCTCCTCGACGATCTTGGCAAGCACGTCGCGGCGGTCGGTCCAGTCGAAGCCCACCCGCGCCGCGCGCTTCTGCAGCTTGAGCGCGCGCAGCAGCGCAGGCAGCCCCAGCGCCACCCCGTCCA from Halovulum dunhuangense encodes:
- a CDS encoding PAS domain-containing protein, which codes for MNTDALTGLRDYWESLRRGRLAPLRSELDPRRFEDALERLFILEQIRPEELRIRLAGLSLCELMGVEVRGMPPEALFDDRARPGIHAHLKSVLTLPAVVELDLYGPDRFGRDIAARMLLLPLCSDLGDLTRVLGCITTAGVMRAPVQFTISAAITTPVRTDDRQGATRQALPGFAEPAQAYGLPPAPPPLSLLENPQPVSGPRRRGHLRLLSGGQDGRGRP
- a CDS encoding YicC/YloC family endoribonuclease, translated to MALSSMTGFSAVTGRSGTLEWHWEARSVNGRGLDLRLRLPEGLERLEPEIRAAAQARLNRGSVQIGLRIAGGEGAAGLELNRETLARVLASAAEVARAAEAEGLRLAPISAGEILATRGVVEGVRLADRLADAAEAIAADIDPLLASLVAHRRSEGTALARVLAEQLDRLEGLTAAAAETAEARAARSGEVLRARVAALLGAQDRVDADRLAQELALLAVKSDVTEELDRLRAHIAATRALLAEGGPVGRKLDFLMQEFNREANTLCSKAQDPALTAIGLDLKLVIDQMREQCQNVE
- a CDS encoding histidine phosphotransferase family protein, whose protein sequence is MTHPDLTGLVSSRICHDLVNPVGAIGNGVELLSCLGRTTAAPELELIADSVNATVQKLRLFRLAFGDAAPQDRVALAELRPILGALVSGRWKLVLTVEGSELPRTTAKAALLALLCKEHCLPLGGETRLVLSAGAVGIETTAPRLRDAEALWRLLEHPDAEARVRPAEVQFLLLGQLLQARGARATRATRENGMSLDLRRL
- a CDS encoding DUF3553 domain-containing protein, with translation MNEFLEPGSFVRHPDMPDWGLGQVQSVVGHRITVNFEHVGKVVIDGTRILLVPEFLPRQ
- a CDS encoding thiamine phosphate synthase gives rise to the protein MTEDREPPKIYLATPPAFELSGFETPLKAALDAAPVACLRLSLATRDEDDLSRAADMLREIAHARDIPLVIDDHFRLVERLGLDGVHLTDGARRVKEVRKLLGKEAILGAFCGTSRHAGMTAGELGADYIAFGPVSADTLLGDGTVAEPELFQWWSEMIEIPVVAEGGLAGAALAGLLPYTDFICLSDEIWAAGDGPAAALGRIAASL
- the gmk gene encoding guanylate kinase, whose amino-acid sequence is MSETAQPARRGLLIILSSPSGAGKSTLSRRLRGWDPRITFSVSATTRPPRPGEIDGQDYHFMSVERFRQTVAEGRMLEHAEVFGNFYGSPQEPVEKAINAGHDVLFDVDWQGGQQIRESSLGHQVVSIFLLPPSIAELAARLRARGQDSAEVIAGRMRKSRDEISHWAEYDYVLVNEDLALCEEHLRAIVTAERLRRTRQPGLVGHVKALNEEFEKGVGI
- a CDS encoding gamma carbonic anhydrase family protein, with the translated sequence MSGLYDLDGVSPHLPEDGDVWVAPGAALIGDVVMESGSSVWFNAVLRGDNERIHLGRGSNIQENCVLHTDPGYPLTIGADCTIGHKAMLHGCTIGDGALIGMGATILNGAVIGAGCLIGAGALVTEGKRIPPGSLVMGAPGKVVRELDETARAGLVASAERYQANMRRFRAGLRPAMLKA
- a CDS encoding class II 3-deoxy-7-phosphoheptulonate synthase; amino-acid sequence: MTSAWNKTAWRNHERIQMPDYPDQAALGEVEAKLATYPPLVFAGEARRLKAELAQVVEGKAFLLQGGDCAESFAEFSADNIRDTFKVMLQMAVVLTFGAKLPVVKIGRMAGQFAKPRSAPTEVVDGVTLPIYRGDIINDTAPTLDARMPDPQRMLQAYTQAAASLNLLRAFSQGGFADIARVHSWTLGFTSDTPGYEKYHKLANRIHESLEFMEAAGVSGDTVDALHRVDFFTSHEALLLEYEEALCRVDSTSGLPVAGSGHMIWIGDRTRQPDGAHVEFCRGVQNPIGLKCGPSITEDDLLRLIEKLNPANEAGRLTLINRFGAGKVGEHLPKLIRAVEREGFKVLWSCDPMHGNTIKSDSGYKTRPFERVLREVREFFAVHEAEGTYPGGVHFEMTGKDVTECTGGLRAVADEDLSDRYHTVCDPRLNAAQSLELAFLVAEELHQRREAQRAAV
- the serB gene encoding phosphoserine phosphatase SerB, producing the protein MGGQFLVVTTEGVVGDDLVGEVIARAGAGAGTPRRLGKGAVEIPLAAMIDDLAPLRQGLAADVNQVAADARRKAILIADMDSTIISVECIDELADYAGVKEHVARITEAAMRGELDFEQALFARVELLRGLPVSVLQSCYDERVRLNPGAAAMVGGMNAAGARTALVSGGFTFFTERVAAAAGFQSNQANVLEEADGRLTGSVRLPVLGRQAKADALDALCAERGVTPRDVVAIGDGANDLSMIEKAGLGVAYRAKPALREKADAVLDHSDLTAVLALQGLPLPS
- a CDS encoding lysophospholipid acyltransferase family protein encodes the protein MSVTWNGAAPERVRAPCVTERLRMVLRALALVLVTYLGIPFVVLFNLVERAAPLGVAHRIACLWGRICLWLCGVRVLARGTPMRGGGAVVANHAGWIDIFTLLTADRVYFVSKAEVAGWPLVGWLSRQIGTVYIDRRRTSSKAQAAMLHDRLARGDRLCFFPEGTSTDGRRVLPFKSTLFAPFTAEGLRDELWVQPVSIVYHPAPDLPRSFYGWWGEMPLGPHLKAVFALSRGGVAEVIHHPPLRAADFADRKALAAACEEAVRAGVTAALEAALETGRDPA
- a CDS encoding rhodanese-like domain-containing protein; translation: MKTVKDMVAEANGIVDNIPASEAMALHGAEGVTFVDLRDIRELQRDGMIPGAFHCPRGMLEFWIDPESPYAKPQFQSGGRFVFYCASGWRSALAARTAQEMGLAGVTHVRDGFSGWKSAGGPVAAKD
- a CDS encoding GNAT family N-acetyltransferase, whose product is MELDTKRFEIRIAASDEDIAAAQRLRYRVFVEEMGAPAASADHARRLEKDAFDPFFDHLILIDRATPVADPLDRVAAVYRLLPGDRARAAGGFYSASEYDLSRIEALGRKTVELGRSCVAAPYRGGIAMHLMWNALAEYVLSREIEILFGVASFHGTDPDAIAPALSWLHHHHLAPDDLRVRARPEGFVDMDLVPEDRLDRVEALAQIPALIKAYLRLGGFVGEGAFIDRDFNTIDVCLLMDTARMAEKYHAFYTRSFARK